Within Primulina tabacum isolate GXHZ01 chromosome 5, ASM2559414v2, whole genome shotgun sequence, the genomic segment ATAATTACGAGACTATAATAATTCCTCAAAATATTGCATTATTAATTCGACGATAAATCTCTAGGGTCGGCAAATTGTACCTTCAAATCGATCAACTCCGGAACCTACAACATTAACCTAAcactttttaaataataatacgTTTGGACCAAAATTGATTTAAATTCAAAAGACTAAATTCTACCCTCGAGTAGCCTGTAACCCGAACAACATTGGATGGAAAATCTAGTTTTAACTCCATCATTAGGTGACACGGTTGTTGGAAACCGGAGCTCGTGGCGGCGCTGGACCGAAATAACGTCGGAGGTGGCTGGACGCAGATGTACTACTCGGAAAATGGTTTAACCTTTGTGAAATCTTGCTTCCCGTAGCTAGGCCGAATCAAATGATCAAAACTTGACTTTTTCCCACGTTTTCCGGCGAAAAAGGCGGCGGGTTTCCGACGGGTTTTCCTGGAGTCCTAATTTTTCCTAGCAAAAGTGGTATCAATAGAAAGCTTACGTCAAGAGCTTTCCAACCGTATATTTACTTAATTTTTCAGGAACCGAAGACGACGAACGAGGCGGTCAAAGAGGCAGAAATGATTGGTATTTTGTTTGCGGGGAGAGAGAAACATGTTTAGacggatgatgatgatgataatacacacacacacatatatatattaatattgggttttttttataattaatttaaaaaaaatttcaaaaataattttaaaaacaaatttcGCAAAATACTTTAATCCGTGCTTGGTAAGCACGGACGCTGCACCGGTGGAGCTGCGTCCGTGCTTACCAAGCACGGAGATGCTCCACGTTGGAGCGTCCGCGCTTACGGAGCGCGGACGCTGCCACGTCCCCCTTCCCCTTACGCCTTTTCTCTTTTTCGTCCCCTCACATTTCTTATCCTTCCCTCACTCTCTCATATTCATTTCCTCCCGTGCTCTCTCATTTTCATTTTCTCCCTTACTCATCCTCTCTCATTTCTCATTTTCAGAAGATCGACAACCTTTTTAAGAATGGCAGATAATCGAGCACCAGAAGATCTCAGTGTCCTCTATTTACAAGCGACACATATGTCGTCAACAGTTTCTTCCGTAACAGTTGATGATATTCTCAAAGTGAAGATGTCAGACAATTTGATTTGGAAGTTATACATTATAATTACATACACAATCGTGTACTTGCATACTTGAATGATATGAGTTTTTATAGAGTTTTAGAATGTGGTTCACAAATTTTTGATAATCATTTGATTACTGCTCTTGTTGAACGTTGGCGACGCGAGACACACACTTTTCATTTTACATGTGGTGAAGCAACAGTCACGTTACAAGATGTTTCAATAATTTGGGGTTTAACAATTGATGGTGAAGCAGTCACTGGAATAGATGTGTCACATAAAGTTGAGGAATGACAACACATCTGTttggatttgttgggatttcTGCCATCATCAAAACATTTGAAAGGTGGTCATTTGTCTATGACTGCACTATACGAGCGTTGTATATCTAACCTTGTTAATGATGATACTTCAGAAGTAGATGTTGTCAAATATACCCGGTGTGTAGCGTTAATGATTATTGGAAGAATAATGTTCCCTGATTATCAAGGAGGGTCTGCAAGACTAATATTTTTGTAACTGCTACGGGATATTGATAATGTCAAGTCATATAGTTGGGGTAGTGCAGTTTTAGTATTTCTATACCGTGAATTGTGTAACGCGTACGTATAGAGAAGACTACAATGGCTGGAACTTTATATATCCTGCAGGTATAATTAATGTAACGCGATTATTTAACACACTGTATTTGTTAAATTTGTTGatctatttttattattataagcaGATATGGGCATGGAGCAGGATTAAATGTGTTAACCCCGACCGAGATGGGTTAACATTAGTTGTGCCTTCCATTGATCCAGATGGTATTATTCCAATTTCTCCATATGGTgcacggtaatatttaaaaattattgtgataatatcaattttatGTCTTATAATTTTTTGATATGTAATTGTTTTTGTTAAATTGTAGGTGGAAAATTGGATTTAGCTACACACATTCGCCAACACATGCTGTAAGAATTATAAGGGATTCTCTAGATCGTATGAATCATAATGAGGTATTatacaattttaatatttaataatgaTCAAATGAAGATTTTATTTGTTTTGATTAAATGATTTTGTAATTTGAAAATATCTTTTTTTTACAGTTTAATTGGATCGTTTACCCGAAGAATGACATAGATGTGAAGACAATAATTGATTcatacgacaacaaaaattggcGATGTATTTGTCCCCTTATTTGCTTTGATATCGTGGAGATGCATCATCCTAATCGGGTGATGCGACAATTCCGAAGATGACAATCAATTCCAGTTCCTACCGTGGACAACGAtgacatgcataatatcacgagAGCATGTCATCGAAATACCAATTGGAgagaatatcatcaaaattcaattgAGTTGTGGAATAGTAGGTTGAGGTATGTTGCTAAAGGGGTACGTCACGGGCGATCGATGCAAACTGACGAAGACTACTTCCAATGGTATAATCAAATAACCGTACGCACCATATCACCTACAGTTAATGTCGTTGGTTTTCAACCATATCCGTACATTCCTTTTGCCGGAAAAATTAATGTCCAACAAAATTTCAGTACGCcttctcatttttctcatcagTCATCATTGGTGTGGGGAAGTAATATGGTTAGCCAACCAAGTGGATTTGCAGGAACCTCTAATACTATTCCGtctactgatttgagtattgcaGGAACCTCTACTACTCAACCTTGTTTGTTCAGTGATTCAGGGAGTGTTGACTATCGTTCATTTGGTCAGCAGGATTTTCAAACTCCGTCTTGGTCGAACA encodes:
- the LOC142544277 gene encoding serine/threonine-protein phosphatase 7 long form homolog, translating into MAGTLYILQIWAWSRIKCVNPDRDGLTLVVPSIDPDGIIPISPYGARWKIGFSYTHSPTHAVRIIRDSLDRMNHNEFNWIVYPKNDIDVKTIIDSYDNKNWRCICPLICFDIVEMHHPNRVMRQFRR